In Triticum aestivum cultivar Chinese Spring chromosome 5B, IWGSC CS RefSeq v2.1, whole genome shotgun sequence, the following proteins share a genomic window:
- the LOC123114382 gene encoding disease resistance protein PIK6-NP: MARAVVSAVVGPLGPLLEKLNALHAGEYGRMRGVRTLIGSLRSELTSMHATVKDYDPEMLEEQAVEVKTWIALLRELAYDTEYCIDKFIHQLGSDGRHGGFKEFFRKAARNLKTLLSLRGIAGQIDQLKVRINEVKDLKNSSKLDDTLCSTHKAVDPRLVDLLAKDVHLVGLDGPRDDIAKWMLEGNSSSNNCKVLSIIGFGGLGKTALASEIYRKIETHFHFRAFVSVSQKPSIKSIIKDVIYKVPCPDGFIKDIDVWDEMTSIAKLRELLQDKRYLVIVDDIWSRQAWNTIKCAFPENNCSSRIITTTRIVEVALACCVGREDRVYEMKALSDVHSKSLFFKRIFGSEDCPDSLKEVSNKILKKCGGLPLAIVSISGLLANKPAVKEDWEQVKRSIGSAMEKTRSLEGMRSILSLSYNDLSLPLRACLLYLSIFPEDYVIERERLVRLWIAEGLISEENGRSRQEVAENYFYMLINKSMILPVDIGYDGKARACRVHDMILELIISKSTEDNFTTLVSTGLHGLVNRQGFIRRLSVQHIDQELASALANEDLSHVRSLIVTASAGCIKLLPSLVKFGGLHVLDVEDCVGLEDYIMNDIDKLFRLKYLCLSGKSISELPSGTVELGNLETLDLRNTSVQELPDGTFKFTKLEHLHGAGQTKIPNGLGGMRNLRVISSFNVSRSETDAVEELANMINLDELKVYLDSGRSDKCKKHEELLFSLLCKLGTCKLRSLWIHKPGGSLELLDSWSLLPSSLQIFRISGDYCFMNIPKWTAPALTSLAYLEISLTELKEEDLHTLGELASLLYLKLSFVADPVELIEVQASTGFQCLIKFVIYSVAGAHVKFMEGAMPKLEKLNLRLHVSLARHSGFELGFQHLSSLREAVLSFYRVDVTPSEIKAAAAAIRKEACIHPNRPAIDISEEFYGKYNEIGSDEEDLR; this comes from the exons ATGGCGCGTGCTGTGGTGAGCGCTGTAGTAGGCCCACTGGGTCCCCTACTGGAGAAGCTCAACGCTCTCCACGCCGGCGAGTATGGCCGCATGAGGGGGGTCCGCACTCTCATCGGCTCCCTCAGATCTGAGCTCACCAGCATGCATGCTACCGTAAAAGATTACGATCCCGAGATGCTAGAAGAACAAGCCGTCGAAGTGAAGACATGGATAGCATTGCTCAGGGAGTTGGCCTATGACACCGAGTATTGCATCGACAAGTTCATTCACCAGCTCGGCAGTGACGGCCGTCATGGCGGCTTCAAGGAGTTTTTCCGCAAGGCCGCCCGTAATCTGAAGACGCTTTTGTCTCTGCGTGGAATCGCCGGTCAAATCGACCAACTCAAGGTTCGTATCAATGAAGTGAAAGACTTAAAAAATAGTTCCAAGCTAGATGATACCCTTTGTAGCACCCATAAAGCCGTGGATCCCCGTCTGGTTGACCTTTTAGCTAAGGATGTGCACCTTGTGGGTTTGGATGGTCCAAGAGACGATATTGCCAAATGGATGCTAGAAGGAAACAGCTCATCTAATAATTGCAAGGTGTTGTCTATTATTGGGTTTGGTGGGTTGGGAAAAACTGCCCTAGCGAGCGAAATCTACCGCAAGATTGAAACTCATTTTCATTTTAGGGCTTTTGTATCAGTTTCGCAAAAACCAAGTATTAAGAGTATTATCAAGGATGTGATCTACAAAGTGCCTTGTCCAGATGGATTTATAAAAGATATCGATGTTTGGGATGAAATGACATCTATTGCAAAGTTGAGAGAGCTACTACAAGATAAGAG GTATCTCGTCATAGTTGATGACATATGGTCTAGACAAGCATGGAACACCATCAAGTGTGCTTTTCCAGAGAATAATTGTTCGAGCAGAATTATCACTACCACACGCATTGTTGAGGTAGCATTGGCATGTTGTGTTGGCCGTGAGGACCGCGTGTATGAAATGAAAGCCCTGAGTGATGTTCACTCTAAAAGTTTGTTTTTCAAAAGAATATTTGGCTCTGAAGACTGCCCTGATTCCCTGAAAGAAGTTTCAAATAAAATCCTTAAAAAATGTGGAGGCCTACCATTGGCAATTGTAAGTATATCTGGTCTTCTAGCAAACAAACCAGCTGTCAAAGAGGACTGGGAGCAGGTCAAAAGGTCAATTGGGTCTGCAATGGAAAAAACCCGGTCTCTGGAGGGAATGCGTAGCATACTATCCCTTTCGTACAATGATCTTTCACTTCCTCTCAGGGCATGCTTATTGTACCTAAGTATATTTCCTGAGGACTATGTGATTGAAAGAGAGAGACTAGTGAGACTATGGATAGCAGAAGGACTTATCTCTGAAGAGAATGGACGGAGCAGACAAGAGGTTGCCGAGAACTACTTTTACATGCTTATCAATAAAAGCATGATCTTACCAGTGGATATTGGCTATGATGGTAAGGCTCGTGCTTGTCGAGTTCATGACATGATTCTTGAACTTATTATTTCAAAATCCACTGAAGATAATTTTACCACATTGGTAAGCACTGGGCTACATGGTTTGGTAAATCGACAAGGTTTTATTCGACGGCTATCTGTCCAGCACATTGACCAGGAGCTTGCATCTGCACTAGCAAATGAAGATCTAAGCCACGTACGATCTCTAATAGTGACAGCATCTGCAGGTTGCATCAAACTCTTGCCTAGTCTTGTTAAATTTGGAGGTTTACATGTATTGGATGTTGAAGATTGCGTTGGTTTGGAGGATTATATTATGAATGACATTGACAAATTATTTCGACTGAAGTACCTGTGTCTTAGTGGAAAGTCCATATCAGAGTTACCATCAGGGACCGTGGAGCTAGGCAATTTAGAGACCCTAGATCTGCGGAACACATCCGTGCAGGAGTTGCCAGATGGAACTTTTAAGTTCACTAAACTAGAGCACCTGCATGGTGCAGGGCAAACAAAGATACCAAACGGCCTTGGGGGTATGAGGAACTTACGGGTGATCTCAAGCTTTAATGTTTCACGGAGTGAAACAGATGCGGTGGAGGAGCTCGCGAACATGATAAATTTGGATGAACTCAAAGTATACCTCGATAGTGGAAGATCTGACAAGTGCAAGAAGCATGAAGAGCTGTTATTCTCCTTGTTATGCAAGCTAGGCACCTGCAAACTCCGATCTCTATGGATACATAAGCCTGGTGGTTCCCTTGAGTTGTTAGATTCTTGGTCCCTTCTACCATCTTCCCTTCAAATATTTCGTATCTCCGGTGACTATTGTTTCATGAATATTCCAAAGTGGACTGCACCGGCACTCACCAGTCTTGCTTACCTGGAGATCAGCTTAACTGAATTAAAGGAGGAGGATCTGCACACTCTTGGTGAACTTGCAAGCTTACTTTATCTGAAACTGTCCTTCGTAGCCGACCCAGTTGAACTGATCGAAGTCCAAGCAAGTACCGGATTTCAGTGCCTCATTAAGTTTGTCATCTACAGTGTGGCTGGGGCGCACGTTAAGTTCATGGAAGGAGCTATGCCGAAGCTTGAGAAGCTTAATTTGCGACTGCATGTGTCACTGGCAAGACATTCTGGCTTCGAATTAGGTTTTCAGCATCTTTCATCTCTCAGAGAAGCAGTATTAAGTTTTTACAGAGTGGATGTAACACCTTCCGAAATCAAGGCTGCCGCTGCTGCCATCAGGAAAGAAGCATGCATCCACCCGAACCGTCCCGCAATTGATATTTCAGAGGAATTCTATGGAAAGTATAACGAGATCGGCAGTGACGAGGAGGACTTGAGGTAG